A single region of the Variovorax paradoxus genome encodes:
- a CDS encoding Bug family tripartite tricarboxylate transporter substrate binding protein, translating into MTRDKLSSSVDSFALRRRSLASVAAIAFFAGGLVTAHRAGAQAAYPSKPVRVVVAFTAGGTTDILARAVTQQMSEKLGQPFVIDNKPGGGGNIGTEFVVRAPADGYALIVNSVGPMAVNQTLYKNLPYDPLTDLVPVVQIADVPNVLVVNPEVPAKTMEEFIAYAKANPGKLNYGSTGVGTSSHLSSFMLSKRIGAETLHIPYKGANALNDLIAGRVQFMFATIPSVISHIKGGKLRAIAVSSLQRSRSLPDVPTVAEKGFPDFSAGSWFGFFAPKGTPEPVIALLNKAVNDTLPSLSAQMVREGADPVGGTPAQFGQFTRREYEKWKLIVRESGATAE; encoded by the coding sequence ATGACACGAGACAAGCTTTCATCATCCGTCGATTCATTCGCCCTGCGGCGCCGCAGCCTCGCAAGCGTCGCGGCCATCGCCTTTTTCGCCGGCGGCCTGGTCACGGCGCACCGTGCCGGAGCGCAAGCGGCGTACCCCTCCAAGCCGGTTCGCGTAGTGGTGGCCTTCACCGCCGGCGGCACCACCGACATACTGGCGCGTGCGGTCACGCAGCAGATGTCCGAGAAGCTCGGGCAGCCCTTCGTCATCGACAACAAGCCCGGCGGTGGAGGCAACATCGGCACCGAATTCGTGGTGCGCGCACCGGCGGACGGCTACGCGCTCATCGTCAATTCGGTGGGCCCGATGGCCGTGAACCAGACGCTCTACAAGAACCTGCCCTACGACCCGCTCACGGACCTGGTGCCGGTGGTGCAGATTGCCGACGTGCCCAACGTGCTGGTCGTGAACCCCGAGGTGCCCGCCAAGACGATGGAAGAATTCATCGCCTACGCGAAGGCCAACCCCGGGAAGCTGAACTACGGTTCCACCGGCGTGGGCACCTCCTCGCACCTGTCGAGCTTCATGCTCAGCAAACGCATCGGCGCCGAGACACTGCACATACCGTACAAGGGCGCCAACGCACTGAACGACCTGATCGCGGGCCGCGTGCAGTTCATGTTCGCGACCATTCCCTCGGTCATCTCCCATATCAAGGGCGGCAAGCTGCGCGCCATTGCAGTCAGCAGCCTGCAGCGCTCGCGTTCGCTGCCCGACGTGCCCACGGTGGCCGAGAAAGGCTTTCCGGATTTTTCTGCGGGTTCGTGGTTCGGCTTCTTCGCGCCCAAGGGCACGCCCGAGCCCGTGATTGCGCTGCTCAACAAGGCCGTCAACGACACGCTGCCCTCGCTGAGCGCACAGATGGTGCGCGAGGGTGCCGACCCGGTCGGAGGCACACCCGCGCAGTTCGGCCAGTTCACGCGGCGCGAGTACGAGAAGTGGAAGCTGATCGTGCGCGAATCGGGCGCCACGGCCGAGTGA
- a CDS encoding D-2-hydroxyacid dehydrogenase yields the protein MQPLRILMSPEAARHAGDGLQAALGGKPYVLATIGDDADVAFVSRDVTGLSTKHAVLPHTQRFHDALRGAPSLKWVHAHSSGADRPVYGELLARGVAVTTSSGANAGVVVQTALAGVLMLARCFPQLLAAQRNRSWAPLVGSGLPRDLAGQTAVIVGWGPIGQSLASLLATLGLHVVAVRSTDGAAESPASETVSYERIGEVLPRADWLVLCCPLTERTRGLVDAAALARLPADARLVNVARGEVVKEPALIDALRRGALAGAYLDVFAHEPLPVDSPLWDMPNVIVTPHTAGHSDGNEMRVAAIFLDNLRRWAEGQPLLNRV from the coding sequence ATGCAGCCGCTGCGCATTCTCATGTCGCCCGAGGCTGCGCGCCATGCCGGCGATGGCCTGCAGGCGGCACTCGGCGGCAAGCCGTATGTGCTGGCAACCATTGGCGACGATGCCGATGTGGCCTTCGTCTCGCGCGACGTCACCGGCCTTTCGACCAAGCATGCGGTGCTGCCCCACACCCAACGCTTTCACGATGCGCTGCGCGGCGCGCCTTCGCTGAAATGGGTGCATGCCCACTCGTCGGGTGCCGACCGGCCGGTGTATGGCGAACTCCTTGCGCGCGGCGTGGCCGTGACGACGTCATCCGGCGCCAACGCCGGGGTTGTGGTGCAGACCGCGCTGGCCGGCGTGCTGATGCTGGCGCGCTGCTTTCCGCAGCTGCTGGCGGCGCAGCGCAACCGGAGCTGGGCACCGCTCGTGGGCAGCGGGCTCCCACGCGACCTTGCGGGGCAGACCGCGGTCATCGTCGGCTGGGGCCCGATCGGCCAGAGCCTGGCCTCGCTGCTTGCGACGCTGGGCCTGCACGTGGTCGCCGTTCGAAGCACCGATGGCGCAGCCGAATCGCCGGCATCCGAAACGGTGAGCTACGAGCGCATCGGCGAAGTGCTGCCGCGGGCCGACTGGCTGGTGCTGTGCTGCCCGTTGACCGAGCGCACGCGCGGGCTCGTCGATGCGGCTGCGCTCGCGCGCTTGCCGGCCGACGCGCGCCTGGTGAATGTGGCGCGCGGCGAAGTGGTGAAAGAACCCGCACTCATCGACGCTCTTCGGCGCGGTGCACTGGCCGGCGCCTACCTCGACGTGTTCGCACACGAGCCGCTGCCGGTCGATTCGCCCCTGTGGGACATGCCCAACGTGATCGTCACGCCGCACACTGCGGGCCACTCCGATGGCAACGAAATGCGGGTGGCCGCCATCTTCCTGGACAACCTGCGCCGCTGGGCCGAGGGACAGCCGCTGTTAAACCGGGTGTAA
- a CDS encoding glycoside hydrolase family 3 N-terminal domain-containing protein yields MHVRTPAMAALLGLACFLSPVSAVTPVSQRAPATPVGPQGVDARIDSLVARMTVEEKVGQLSLYGPADTNIPGNPQAGQRNAQQEIDDVRAGRLTGLFNNQGLERKRVLQEVAVRESRLGIPLLYGADVIHGFRTIFPMPLAEAASWEPELAERTARAAAVEASADGFRWTFAPMVDIARDARWGRGIEGAGEDVYLANLFAAARVRGFQGSDLSRGDALLATPKHFAAYGAAEGGLDYAATDISERTLRQVYLPPFRAALDAGALSVMSAFNEISGIPSIANPALLTGVLRDEWKFKGFVVSDYTADEELIAHGYAANGREAAKQSFLAGTDVSMQSGLYMRYLPELVASGEVPTARLDDAVRRVLWVKQKLGLFDQPFRGLHGPPAQARPENPAHIALAREDARRSIVMLKNERAVLPLPKSGKKIALIGPFASGTQDLLGAWSLFPGQSGPVGIEDGLRAALHAPKALTVVRGSNIESPLAGGIEAAVAAARDADVVVLAIGEGQLMSGEARSRTDIGLPQAQQDLAEAVAATGKPVVVLLSNGRAMALRGAVRNADAILVTWFLGVQTGSAIADVVFGDFNPSGRLPVSFPQTSGQVPFYYGQKRTGRPLPDNDQAMAFKTRYVDTTNQALYPFGYGIGYAPVRYDGIELSRDRLPIGSTLRVRATVTNTGQREAEEVVQLYTAERAASVTRPVRELKNFQKVRIEPGASKVVEFTLGAEDLQFIGRDMKPTVEPGEFDLWVAPSATGGIRKGFALTRE; encoded by the coding sequence ATGCACGTTCGAACCCCCGCCATGGCGGCCCTGCTGGGCTTGGCCTGTTTTCTCTCTCCCGTTTCCGCCGTCACTCCCGTCTCACAGAGAGCTCCTGCAACCCCTGTAGGGCCTCAAGGCGTCGACGCTCGTATCGATTCGCTCGTCGCCCGCATGACGGTCGAGGAGAAGGTGGGCCAGCTCAGCCTTTACGGCCCCGCCGACACAAACATTCCCGGCAACCCCCAGGCCGGCCAGCGCAATGCGCAGCAAGAGATCGACGACGTGCGCGCCGGCCGGCTCACAGGCCTGTTCAACAATCAGGGACTGGAGCGCAAGCGCGTCCTGCAAGAGGTGGCCGTGCGCGAATCGCGCCTGGGCATTCCGCTGCTCTACGGCGCCGACGTGATCCACGGCTTTCGCACCATCTTCCCCATGCCCCTGGCAGAGGCCGCCAGCTGGGAGCCAGAACTGGCCGAGCGCACCGCCCGCGCGGCGGCGGTGGAAGCCAGCGCCGACGGCTTTCGCTGGACCTTTGCGCCCATGGTGGACATTGCCCGCGATGCACGCTGGGGCCGCGGCATCGAGGGTGCGGGCGAAGACGTGTACCTGGCCAACCTGTTCGCGGCGGCACGCGTACGCGGCTTTCAGGGCAGCGACCTCTCGCGCGGCGATGCATTGCTGGCCACGCCCAAGCACTTTGCGGCCTATGGTGCGGCCGAGGGCGGGCTCGACTACGCAGCCACCGATATTTCCGAGCGCACGCTGCGCCAGGTGTACCTGCCGCCGTTCCGCGCCGCGCTTGACGCGGGTGCGCTCTCGGTAATGAGCGCCTTCAATGAAATCTCCGGCATCCCCTCGATCGCCAACCCTGCGCTGCTGACGGGCGTGCTGCGCGACGAGTGGAAGTTCAAGGGCTTCGTGGTTTCGGACTACACCGCCGACGAGGAACTGATTGCCCACGGCTACGCCGCCAATGGGCGGGAAGCAGCCAAGCAGTCGTTCCTGGCCGGCACCGACGTCAGCATGCAAAGCGGCCTCTACATGCGCTACCTGCCCGAACTCGTGGCCTCGGGCGAAGTGCCGACGGCCCGGCTGGACGACGCGGTGCGCCGCGTGCTGTGGGTCAAGCAGAAGCTCGGCCTGTTCGACCAGCCCTTTCGAGGGCTCCACGGTCCCCCCGCGCAGGCCCGGCCCGAAAACCCCGCGCACATTGCGCTGGCACGCGAGGACGCACGCCGTTCCATCGTGATGCTGAAGAACGAACGTGCAGTGCTGCCGCTGCCCAAGTCCGGCAAGAAGATCGCGCTGATCGGCCCCTTCGCCTCCGGCACGCAAGACCTGCTCGGCGCCTGGAGCCTGTTCCCGGGGCAGTCGGGCCCGGTCGGCATTGAAGATGGCCTGCGTGCGGCGCTGCACGCCCCCAAAGCATTGACCGTGGTGCGCGGCTCAAACATCGAGTCGCCGCTGGCGGGCGGCATCGAAGCCGCGGTGGCCGCCGCGCGCGACGCCGACGTGGTGGTGCTCGCCATCGGCGAAGGACAGCTCATGTCGGGCGAGGCCCGTTCGCGCACCGACATCGGCCTACCCCAGGCGCAGCAAGACTTGGCCGAAGCAGTGGCCGCAACCGGCAAGCCCGTTGTCGTATTGCTGAGCAACGGCCGTGCGATGGCGCTTCGGGGCGCGGTGCGCAATGCCGACGCGATTCTTGTCACCTGGTTTCTGGGCGTGCAGACGGGCTCCGCCATTGCGGACGTAGTGTTCGGTGACTTCAACCCATCGGGCCGGCTGCCGGTGAGCTTTCCGCAAACGTCGGGGCAGGTGCCCTTCTACTATGGCCAGAAGCGCACCGGCCGGCCGTTGCCCGACAACGACCAGGCCATGGCTTTCAAGACCCGCTACGTGGACACCACGAACCAGGCGCTCTACCCCTTCGGATACGGCATCGGCTATGCACCTGTGCGCTACGACGGCATCGAACTCAGCCGCGACCGGCTGCCGATTGGCAGCACCCTGCGCGTGCGTGCCACGGTAACCAACACCGGCCAGCGCGAGGCCGAGGAGGTGGTGCAGCTCTATACCGCCGAACGCGCCGCGAGCGTGACGCGGCCCGTGCGCGAACTCAAGAACTTTCAAAAGGTGCGCATCGAGCCCGGCGCATCGAAGGTGGTCGAGTTCACGCTGGGCGCGGAAGACCTGCAGTTCATCGGCCGCGACATGAAGCCGACCGTCGAACCCGGCGAGTTCGATCTGTGGGTGGCGCCTTCGGCTACCGGCGGCATACGAAAGGGCTTTGCGCTGACGCGGGAGTGA
- a CDS encoding alpha/beta hydrolase — MNASKILAAAALSLLAAAGAQAETYEGVLTVNSGVSRSEVAPQAVAAARAGNRYSEGASAGAQPFTSTADRSVIQAEAVAKAHDPLASLDRRAFYRDEVPQAYKKPSVSFTRQAGL, encoded by the coding sequence ATGAATGCCTCGAAGATCCTCGCTGCCGCTGCTCTCTCGCTCCTGGCTGCCGCCGGTGCGCAAGCAGAAACCTATGAAGGCGTGCTGACCGTGAACTCGGGCGTGTCGCGCTCCGAAGTCGCTCCGCAAGCCGTTGCCGCCGCTCGCGCCGGCAACCGATACAGCGAAGGCGCCAGCGCCGGCGCACAACCCTTCACCTCGACCGCCGACCGCTCGGTGATCCAGGCTGAAGCCGTTGCCAAGGCACATGACCCGCTGGCCAGCCTCGACCGCCGCGCGTTCTACCGCGACGAAGTGCCGCAAGCCTACAAGAAGCCCAGCGTGTCGTTCACGCGCCAAGCTGGCCTGTAA
- a CDS encoding Bug family tripartite tricarboxylate transporter substrate binding protein, with protein MKNTLKKLAAAATAALALAAPAFASDYPSRPITIIVPYAPGGSSDAIARRISQPLAEVLGTSVVVENKAGANGALGAVQLTRAKPDGYTLLLGALGVLAINQGLYKNLGYLPERDFDMLTIAVRTPNAIVVNPKVPAHSIPELLTYLKSSGGKAPIATAGSGSSEHLTLALFLQNAGTEGVHVPYKGGGPAISDTLAGHAEVLVSNLGNVAPYTKSGQLRLLAITGDKRDRMTPATMTLAQAGVHGLDDVYSWQGIAAPKGLPSAIKQRLSEAILKVLTSDAFGRQMAELGFEVVANNGAEATAFQIREAARWKKVIEANNVKVD; from the coding sequence ATGAAAAACACTCTAAAGAAGCTTGCCGCTGCCGCAACGGCAGCATTGGCATTGGCTGCACCGGCGTTCGCGTCCGACTACCCTTCGCGTCCTATCACGATCATCGTTCCCTATGCGCCGGGCGGATCTTCCGACGCCATCGCGCGCAGAATTTCCCAGCCGCTGGCGGAAGTCCTGGGAACAAGCGTCGTCGTCGAAAACAAGGCCGGTGCCAATGGCGCCCTGGGCGCTGTGCAATTGACCCGCGCCAAGCCGGACGGCTACACCCTTCTCCTTGGAGCGCTGGGAGTACTGGCCATCAACCAGGGGCTGTACAAGAACCTGGGTTACCTGCCCGAGCGTGACTTCGACATGCTGACAATCGCGGTGCGTACGCCGAACGCCATCGTCGTGAACCCAAAGGTGCCGGCGCATTCGATTCCGGAGCTCCTGACCTACCTCAAGAGCAGCGGAGGCAAAGCGCCCATCGCCACGGCAGGCTCGGGATCGAGCGAGCATCTGACGCTGGCGCTGTTTCTGCAGAATGCCGGAACAGAAGGTGTTCACGTTCCATACAAAGGCGGTGGGCCGGCCATCAGCGACACACTGGCAGGACACGCTGAAGTGCTGGTATCGAACCTGGGGAACGTGGCGCCGTACACCAAGTCAGGGCAGCTTCGCCTGCTTGCAATCACCGGTGACAAGCGCGACCGCATGACCCCCGCAACGATGACGTTGGCACAGGCCGGCGTCCACGGTCTCGACGACGTGTATTCGTGGCAAGGCATTGCCGCACCCAAAGGATTACCGTCAGCAATCAAGCAGCGGCTCAGCGAGGCGATCCTCAAAGTTCTGACTTCCGATGCCTTCGGGCGGCAAATGGCGGAGCTCGGCTTCGAGGTGGTAGCCAACAACGGCGCGGAAGCGACCGCTTTCCAGATCAGGGAAGCTGCTCGCTGGAAGAAGGTGATCGAGGCAAACAATGTCAAGGTGGACTAA
- a CDS encoding alpha-hydroxy acid oxidase: MRELARKRLPHGLFEYVDRGTGDENARTYNRASFDRIRLVPRVLRDVSQRHQRVELFGRTLESPLAISPTAAAGLLWYEGEIALARAAKAAGIPFTLSTSSITSMERVAEAAGDTELWFQLYMWPDRNMSYQLVERVREAGYKALILTVDTPVLPLRPYNLRNGFGVPIRMTARNTYDVARHPGWFLDVLVPHVRRHGMPRYENYPKEFQAGLRQSKGAKPFANPKNDRSTWQELRELRKHWKEPLMVKGILSAADALIAVDNGADAIIVSNHAGRNLDSLVSPMDVLPQIIEAVGARVPVLIDSGFSDGSDVVKALALGARCVMLGRPPLYGVSVGGQQGAQRVLQLFRDDIERTLGLLGCADLSSLSREHLA; encoded by the coding sequence ATGCGCGAACTGGCCCGCAAGCGCCTGCCGCACGGGCTCTTCGAGTACGTCGACCGGGGCACCGGCGACGAAAACGCCCGCACCTACAACCGTGCGTCGTTCGACCGGATCCGGCTCGTGCCGCGAGTGCTGCGCGACGTATCGCAGCGACATCAGCGTGTGGAGCTTTTCGGGCGAACGCTGGAGTCTCCGCTGGCAATCAGCCCGACGGCGGCTGCCGGCCTGCTTTGGTACGAGGGTGAGATCGCCTTGGCGCGCGCTGCCAAGGCGGCTGGAATTCCGTTCACGCTGTCCACCTCTTCAATCACCAGTATGGAACGAGTGGCGGAAGCTGCCGGCGATACCGAGCTCTGGTTTCAGCTTTATATGTGGCCGGACAGAAACATGTCGTATCAGCTCGTCGAGCGCGTGCGCGAAGCCGGCTACAAAGCCTTGATTCTTACGGTCGACACGCCCGTCTTGCCGCTGCGGCCCTACAACCTCCGCAACGGCTTTGGCGTTCCGATCCGGATGACGGCCCGCAATACCTATGACGTGGCGCGCCATCCGGGATGGTTTCTGGATGTGCTGGTTCCACACGTGCGACGGCACGGCATGCCACGCTACGAGAACTATCCCAAGGAATTCCAGGCAGGCTTGCGTCAGAGCAAAGGAGCCAAGCCTTTCGCCAACCCGAAGAACGACCGGAGCACGTGGCAAGAGCTGCGCGAGCTGCGCAAGCACTGGAAAGAACCATTGATGGTCAAAGGCATCCTCAGTGCCGCGGATGCACTCATCGCAGTGGACAACGGCGCCGACGCCATCATTGTTTCAAACCACGCAGGCCGAAACCTGGACAGCCTTGTCTCTCCGATGGACGTTCTGCCACAGATCATCGAAGCCGTCGGAGCGCGCGTTCCCGTATTGATCGACAGCGGATTTTCCGATGGAAGCGACGTGGTGAAGGCGCTGGCGCTTGGCGCGCGCTGCGTCATGCTCGGGCGACCGCCCTTGTATGGTGTTTCCGTTGGGGGTCAACAAGGTGCGCAGCGCGTGCTCCAGCTGTTCCGGGATGACATCGAACGAACCCTCGGTCTCCTCGGTTGCGCAGATCTCTCGAGCTTGAGCCGGGAGCATCTTGCTTGA
- a CDS encoding FmdB family zinc ribbon protein: MPTYDYACGQCGGFEALRPSGQRDEPAACPDCGCASPRVLSAAPRLALMASGTRRAMETNERARHEPGSSRDYARFKHPAGCGCCSGASRRSATLTAPSGAKSAPSKRPWMISH, from the coding sequence ATGCCTACCTACGATTACGCCTGCGGCCAGTGCGGCGGTTTCGAGGCGCTGCGGCCTTCGGGCCAGCGCGACGAGCCCGCCGCTTGCCCTGACTGCGGATGCGCGTCGCCGCGCGTGCTTTCGGCCGCACCGCGGCTCGCACTGATGGCCTCGGGCACTCGCCGTGCCATGGAGACCAACGAGCGTGCGCGGCATGAGCCGGGCAGCTCGCGCGACTACGCGCGCTTCAAGCATCCGGCGGGCTGCGGATGCTGCTCGGGAGCGTCGCGGCGCAGCGCAACGTTGACGGCGCCCAGCGGTGCGAAGTCGGCGCCGTCGAAGCGGCCCTGGATGATTTCGCACTAG
- the fmdA gene encoding formamidase, with protein sequence MTDTLIKVDLTKPPTENEMIHNRWHPDIPMACWVNPGDDFILETFDWTGGFIKNNDSADDVRDIDLSTVHYLSGPVGVKGAEPGDLLVVDLLDIGAKQDSLWGFNGFFSKKNGGGFLTDHFPEAQKSIWDFKGMFTSSRHVPGVNFAGLIHPGLIGCLPDKPMLDMWNEREGKLIATDPDRVPGLANPPFAGTAHMGKMTGEARAKAAAEGARTVPPREHGGNCDIKDLSRGSKVFFPVYVDGAGLSVGDLHFSQGDGEITFCGAIEMAGWVHMKVTLIKGGMAKYGIKNPIFKPSVITPQYNDYLIFEGISVDEAGKQYYLDVNVAYRQACLNAIEYLKKFGYSGAQAYSILGTAPVQGHISGVVDVPNSCATLWLPTQIFDFDINPNASGPMKMIDGSIDMPLSHDLV encoded by the coding sequence ATGACGGACACGCTGATCAAGGTCGACCTGACCAAGCCGCCTACCGAGAACGAGATGATCCACAACCGCTGGCATCCGGACATTCCGATGGCCTGCTGGGTCAACCCGGGCGACGACTTCATTCTTGAAACCTTCGACTGGACCGGGGGCTTCATCAAGAACAACGACAGCGCCGACGACGTGCGCGACATTGACCTGAGCACCGTGCACTACCTCTCGGGCCCGGTGGGCGTGAAGGGCGCCGAGCCCGGCGACCTGCTGGTGGTCGACCTGCTCGACATCGGCGCCAAGCAGGACAGCCTTTGGGGCTTCAACGGATTTTTCTCGAAGAAGAATGGCGGCGGCTTCCTGACCGATCATTTTCCCGAAGCGCAGAAATCAATCTGGGACTTCAAGGGCATGTTCACCAGCTCGCGCCATGTGCCGGGTGTCAACTTTGCGGGCCTCATTCACCCCGGCCTGATCGGCTGCCTGCCCGACAAGCCCATGCTCGACATGTGGAACGAGCGCGAGGGCAAGCTCATTGCCACCGACCCTGACCGCGTGCCCGGCCTTGCCAACCCGCCGTTCGCCGGCACTGCCCACATGGGCAAGATGACAGGCGAGGCCCGCGCCAAGGCTGCGGCCGAAGGCGCGCGCACCGTGCCGCCTCGCGAGCACGGCGGCAACTGCGACATCAAGGACCTGTCGCGCGGCTCCAAGGTTTTCTTTCCCGTGTATGTGGATGGTGCCGGGCTCAGCGTGGGCGACCTGCACTTCAGCCAGGGCGATGGCGAGATCACCTTCTGCGGCGCTATTGAAATGGCGGGCTGGGTGCACATGAAGGTCACGCTCATCAAGGGCGGCATGGCCAAGTACGGCATCAAGAACCCGATCTTCAAGCCAAGCGTGATCACCCCGCAGTACAACGACTATCTCATCTTCGAGGGAATCTCGGTCGATGAGGCCGGCAAGCAGTACTACCTCGACGTGAACGTGGCCTACCGGCAGGCCTGCCTCAACGCGATCGAGTACCTGAAGAAGTTCGGCTACTCGGGTGCGCAGGCCTACTCGATCTTGGGCACCGCGCCCGTGCAGGGTCACATCAGCGGCGTGGTCGATGTGCCCAACTCTTGCGCCACGCTCTGGCTGCCCACGCAGATCTTCGATTTCGACATCAACCCGAACGCCTCAGGGCCAATGAAGATGATCGACGGCAGCATCGACATGCCGCTCTCGCACGACCTGGTCTGA
- the urtE gene encoding urea ABC transporter ATP-binding subunit UrtE, producing the protein MLKVDDLHTAYGQSEALHGISFEGHANETIAIMGRNGMGKTTLFKSLMGVLPLKSGRIEVAGQDVSRDESFKRVAKGIAYVPQGRMIFPTLTVEENIQTGLENSKTKRIPEEIYALFPVLWEMRRRKGGNLSGGQQQQLAIARALVTDPKVLLLDEPTEGIQPSIIKDIAKALNEIRKLRGITIVVSEQVLSFAMDVADRLFVIEGGRLVHETARDKTDVDHIKAYLSV; encoded by the coding sequence ATGCTGAAGGTCGATGATCTGCACACAGCCTACGGCCAGAGCGAAGCACTGCACGGCATCTCGTTCGAAGGCCATGCCAACGAAACAATAGCCATCATGGGCCGCAACGGCATGGGCAAGACTACGCTGTTCAAGAGCCTCATGGGCGTGCTGCCGCTCAAGAGTGGGCGCATCGAAGTGGCGGGGCAAGACGTGTCGCGCGACGAAAGCTTCAAGCGCGTGGCCAAGGGCATTGCCTACGTGCCGCAGGGCCGCATGATCTTTCCGACGCTGACCGTCGAAGAAAACATCCAGACAGGCCTCGAGAACTCGAAGACAAAACGCATACCAGAAGAAATCTACGCGCTGTTCCCCGTGCTCTGGGAGATGAGGCGCCGCAAGGGCGGAAACCTCTCCGGCGGCCAGCAACAGCAGCTTGCCATTGCGCGCGCCCTGGTTACCGACCCCAAGGTGCTGCTGCTCGACGAGCCTACCGAGGGTATCCAGCCTTCGATCATCAAGGACATTGCCAAGGCCCTCAACGAGATCCGCAAGCTGCGCGGCATCACCATCGTCGTGTCCGAGCAGGTGCTGAGCTTTGCGATGGACGTGGCCGACCGGCTCTTCGTGATCGAGGGCGGCAGGCTCGTGCATGAGACCGCGCGCGACAAGACCGATGTCGATCACATCAAGGCCTATCTCTCCGTATGA
- the urtD gene encoding urea ABC transporter ATP-binding protein UrtD, translating into MSNTDFALAVEDLTVSFDGFKAIDDLTLYIDKNELRVIIGPNGAGKTTLLDLICGKTRASGGSIKFKNTELTKMAEHKRVRLGIGRKFQTPSIYENLSVFQNLEVSFPKGRSVLGALAFKCDDEVKAKVQAVAEDIGLADKLRTEAGLLSHGQKQWLEIGMLLMQEPELLMLDEPIAGMSARERELTADLLKRICQNRAVIVIEHDMAFVKQIAHKVTVMHQGKILAEGPMEKVQADPKVIDVYLGH; encoded by the coding sequence ATGAGCAACACCGACTTCGCACTTGCCGTGGAAGACCTCACCGTCTCCTTCGACGGCTTCAAGGCCATCGACGACCTGACGCTTTACATCGACAAGAACGAACTGCGCGTGATCATCGGCCCCAACGGTGCCGGCAAGACCACGCTGCTCGACCTGATCTGCGGCAAGACGCGGGCGAGCGGCGGCAGCATCAAGTTCAAGAACACCGAGCTCACAAAAATGGCCGAGCACAAGCGCGTGCGGCTGGGCATCGGGCGCAAGTTTCAGACGCCGTCGATCTACGAGAACCTGAGCGTCTTCCAGAACCTGGAAGTATCTTTTCCGAAGGGCCGTTCGGTGCTGGGTGCGCTGGCCTTCAAGTGCGACGACGAGGTCAAGGCCAAGGTGCAGGCGGTGGCCGAAGACATCGGCCTGGCCGACAAGCTGCGCACCGAGGCGGGTCTGCTGAGCCACGGCCAGAAGCAGTGGCTGGAGATCGGCATGTTGCTGATGCAGGAGCCCGAGCTGCTGATGCTCGACGAACCCATTGCGGGCATGAGCGCGCGCGAACGCGAACTCACGGCCGACCTGCTCAAGCGCATCTGCCAGAACCGCGCGGTGATCGTCATCGAGCACGACATGGCGTTCGTGAAGCAGATTGCGCACAAGGTGACTGTGATGCACCAGGGAAAGATCCTGGCCGAGGGGCCGATGGAGAAGGTGCAGGCGGATCCGAAGGTCATCGACGTTTATCTGGGGCATTGA